Proteins found in one Vicinamibacteria bacterium genomic segment:
- a CDS encoding dipeptidase: MLNALVEFAITLPLVWRRPLGFILLLLLSGCGAGETPDATAPRPEEDLLDRARAIHDRVLALDTHVDIPFDYATEKVDPGARGEFQVDLPKMEEGGLDAAFFIVYVGQTERTAANYEKAKADAMTKFDAIHRMVDEMYPDRIELAHTADDVTRIHDGGKLVACIGIENGYVIGKDLSLLAKYHELGARYITLAHGGHNDIADSSQHRENLGDRESEHDGVSDFGREVIAEMNRLGIMVDVSHISKKAMLDAVALSKAPVIGSHSSTRALTDHPRNMDDEQLRALAENRGVMQTVALGSFVKNPREKQDAMEALFAELEIVGTRDVSGLSPEARARFDARRAEIDAQWPPATVSDFVDHIDHAVEVMGIDHVGISSDFDGGGGVEGWNDASETFNVTLELVRRGYTEEEIAQLWSGNLLRVWREVERVAAELRTQTE, translated from the coding sequence GTGCTCAATGCCCTGGTTGAGTTTGCCATCACCCTGCCTCTCGTCTGGAGACGTCCCCTAGGATTCATACTCCTTCTGCTCCTGAGTGGCTGCGGCGCGGGCGAGACCCCCGATGCCACGGCTCCTCGGCCCGAAGAAGACCTGCTCGATCGGGCGCGCGCGATCCACGACCGGGTGCTCGCGCTGGACACGCACGTCGACATCCCGTTCGACTACGCGACCGAGAAGGTGGACCCGGGTGCGCGGGGGGAGTTCCAGGTCGATCTTCCGAAGATGGAGGAAGGCGGGCTCGACGCGGCTTTCTTCATCGTCTACGTCGGCCAGACCGAGCGAACCGCCGCGAACTACGAGAAGGCCAAGGCGGACGCCATGACGAAGTTCGATGCCATTCATCGTATGGTCGACGAGATGTATCCCGATCGAATCGAGCTCGCGCACACCGCCGATGACGTGACGCGCATCCACGACGGGGGGAAGCTCGTAGCCTGCATCGGGATCGAGAACGGATACGTCATCGGGAAGGACCTGTCCCTGCTCGCCAAATATCACGAGCTCGGCGCTCGCTACATCACGCTGGCGCACGGCGGGCACAACGACATCGCGGACTCCTCTCAGCACCGTGAGAACCTGGGGGACCGCGAGAGCGAGCACGACGGCGTGAGCGATTTCGGGCGTGAAGTCATCGCAGAGATGAATCGACTCGGCATCATGGTAGACGTCTCGCACATCTCGAAGAAGGCGATGCTCGACGCCGTGGCGCTTTCCAAAGCCCCGGTGATCGGCTCGCACTCCTCGACGCGGGCTCTCACGGACCATCCGCGCAATATGGACGACGAGCAGCTTCGAGCTCTCGCGGAGAACCGGGGCGTCATGCAGACGGTGGCGCTAGGCAGCTTCGTCAAGAATCCGCGGGAAAAGCAGGACGCGATGGAAGCTCTGTTCGCCGAGCTCGAGATCGTCGGAACGCGTGATGTGAGCGGCCTCTCGCCCGAAGCCCGCGCTCGGTTCGACGCTCGGCGTGCGGAGATCGACGCCCAGTGGCCGCCGGCCACCGTGTCCGACTTCGTCGACCACATCGATCACGCCGTCGAGGTGATGGGAATCGATCACGTCGGCATCAGCTCTGATTTCGATGGGGGTGGGGGCGTCGAGGGCTGGAACGATGCCAGTGAGACCTTCAACGTGACGCTCGAGCTCGTCCGGCGAGGTTATACCGAAGAGGAGATCGCCCAACTGTGGAGCGGCAACCTGCTCCGGGTCTGGCGTGAGGTCGAGCGGGTCGCGGCGGAGCTTCGAACGCAAACGGAGTGA
- the rpmB gene encoding 50S ribosomal protein L28: protein MAQKCKLTGKGPMSGNNVSHAHNKTRRVQRPNLQWKRVYVPELGRTVRVRLSTRALRTIDKKGLMAVLKDQGLSLKDVI from the coding sequence ATGGCGCAGAAGTGCAAGCTCACCGGAAAAGGTCCCATGTCTGGGAACAACGTCTCCCATGCGCACAATAAGACACGCCGGGTGCAGCGTCCCAACTTGCAGTGGAAGCGGGTCTACGTCCCCGAGCTGGGGCGAACCGTCCGCGTTCGCCTGTCCACCCGCGCCCTCCGCACCATCGACAAGAAAGGCTTGATGGCCGTCCTCAAGGACCAGGGGCTCTCCCTCAAAGACGTCATCTAA
- a CDS encoding ATP-dependent 6-phosphofructokinase, translating to MKPATKWSSSNISTRALDVNIARLAINTGGGDAPGLNAVIRAVVLAAHRHGWSCYGIRDGYDGLLEPQRYQDRGGGLVALGPDEVRGITHLGGTILGTTNTGNPLRFPVRQSNGEIEEIDRSDELVSQFRHHGLDALVAIGGDGSLMIANVLHQKGIAVIGVPKTIDNDLDRTVVTFGFDTAVSFATECLDRLHTTAASHRRIMVVEVMGRYAGWIALNCGIAGTADAILIPEIPYDLEKVAHKVRERDRAGASFSIVVVAEGARPRGGDYTVVDKPVGAAERLGGVGEKVARELSQRTGKQARHVVLGHLLRGGTPTAFDRLISLRFGAAAVRCLADGAAGVMVALDPPTVRRVPLASAIGRMKVVPLDCDSILTARELGLCLGD from the coding sequence ATGAAGCCCGCAACGAAGTGGTCTTCATCAAATATCTCGACGCGGGCTCTTGACGTGAACATAGCCCGGCTGGCGATCAATACCGGAGGCGGCGACGCGCCAGGATTGAACGCCGTGATTCGCGCCGTCGTCCTCGCCGCGCATCGTCACGGGTGGAGCTGCTATGGCATTCGCGATGGATACGACGGCCTTCTCGAGCCGCAACGCTACCAGGACCGCGGGGGCGGTCTCGTCGCCCTCGGCCCCGATGAAGTCCGAGGCATCACCCATCTCGGGGGAACGATCCTCGGAACGACGAACACCGGCAACCCGCTGCGCTTCCCGGTTCGCCAGTCGAACGGAGAGATCGAGGAGATCGATCGCTCCGACGAGCTCGTGAGCCAATTCCGCCACCATGGCCTCGATGCGCTCGTCGCCATTGGAGGCGACGGTTCGCTGATGATTGCGAACGTCCTGCACCAGAAGGGCATCGCAGTGATCGGCGTTCCCAAAACGATCGACAACGACCTGGACCGGACAGTCGTTACCTTCGGCTTCGATACCGCGGTATCGTTCGCGACCGAATGCCTCGATCGACTCCACACGACCGCTGCCTCCCACCGTCGCATCATGGTGGTCGAAGTAATGGGGCGCTACGCTGGTTGGATTGCCCTCAACTGCGGCATCGCTGGTACCGCCGACGCCATATTGATTCCCGAAATTCCCTACGACCTCGAAAAGGTCGCACACAAGGTGCGCGAACGAGATCGGGCGGGCGCCTCGTTCTCCATCGTGGTCGTTGCCGAAGGCGCGCGGCCCCGGGGCGGCGATTACACCGTCGTCGACAAGCCGGTGGGGGCCGCCGAGCGGCTCGGGGGGGTAGGAGAAAAAGTCGCGAGGGAGCTATCGCAGCGAACGGGAAAGCAGGCGCGCCACGTCGTTCTGGGGCATCTTCTTCGGGGGGGCACGCCCACCGCCTTCGACCGCCTCATCTCACTTCGCTTCGGTGCGGCGGCGGTCCGCTGTCTCGCCGATGGTGCTGCGGGGGTTATGGTCGCCCTCGATCCCCCCACGGTTCGCCGGGTCCCCCTGGCCTCGGCTATCGGCCGCATGAAAGTCGTTCCGCTCGACTGCGACAGCATCCTCACCGCGCGCGAGCTGGGGCTCTGTCTCGGCGACTGA